GTAAAGTTACAAGGCGGGAGAGACCGCTGCGGCTGTCATAAACGGGGCGGCGAAAATAGCCGCTGTCCACAACACAGGAAATATTTTCAACAGTGATTCCCGTTTCGGCAATGGGTGTTGCCAGAATAATTCTGCGACGATTATTATCCCGATGAAAGATCCTGTCCTGCTCCTGGTGGCTCAGATCGCCATAGAGGGGCAGAATAAGTTCCTTTCCCGGTTGTTTTTCAAGGAGATTTCTGCACCGGTGAATTTCAGGGGCACCGGGCAGAAAGGCAAGGATGTCCCCTGATGTTTCCCCGAGGGCATGGCGGATACCGGCTGTCATGGTTTGGGGAATTGATTGCTGTGTAGTGGAAGAAAGATGCTCGATTGTGACCGGATAGGTCCTTCCCTGTCCCTCGAGGATCGGAGCATTGCCGAGAAGTTTGCTGACGGGTTCCATGTCAAGGGTGGCCGACATGACAAGAATTCGCAGGTCTTCACGCAGGGTGCAGAGATCCAGGAGCATGGCCAGGCCCAGGTCTGTCTGGATGGACCGCTCGTGGAACTCATCCATAATGACGAGACCGATATCCGCAAGTTCCGGGTTGTTCTGCAGCATCCGGATCAGGATGCCTTCTGTGATGACTTCGATTCTGGTTTGTGTTGAGAGCCGGGTTTCAAAGCGGGTCCGATATCCGATGGTTGTTCCTGTTTTTTCATCTAGAAGACTGCTCATTCTGTTTGCAGCCGCCCTGACACCGATTCTTCTCGGCTCCAGAAGAAGGATTTTTTTATTTTCAAGCCATGCCTCACAATAGAGTAGCAGCGGAATGCAGGTGGTTTTTCCCGAACCTGTGGGGGCGCTCAGGACAGTGTGTCCACGGAAAAGATGTTTTCTGAGCGTTGGGACAAGGGAATAGACGGGCTGGGATTTAATTTCCTGTTCTCTTTTTGCGTTCATCTGTAAAAGTCCACCAGGGTCTGGCTTCTCCACCTTCCATGAAATGGATGACCGACATGAAAACATCGATCACACAGGGGTCGTGCCTGGTTTTTGTAAGAGTACAAAGCTCGCTGTAGAGTGTAAAGGGGTCTTTTCCGATCAGTTGCCGGGGGTGGTGTATGTCCAGAAGCCTGAGATCCTTTCCCATGGCCGGACCGATATTGGGGAGCTGTTCGAGCTGTGATACTGTTTTCCTGTCCGGTGTTTTCATTATACTCGGTAGTGTAATCCAGGAGCTTGTTCAAAAAAATACCACAGATATACAGTTGATATTTCTGGGCAGACCTTGAGTGAACATTGTGTAAATTTTGTTCTATTACATGTAGTTGTATAATTATTTGTATTCTACAGTTATTCTCAAAATTGCCACAATGTTCAACAGAAATCCGGGCTAATCCGTACTTCTCATAAACGGATAGCTATAATCATTCGGTGGCACAAAGGTCTCCTTGATGGTTCTGGGTGAGGTCCAGCGAAGCAGGTTCAAAAGAGAACCGGCTTTATCATTGGTGCCGGAACCACGGGCCCCGCCAAAGGGCTGCTGTCCTACAACAGCACCCGTCGGTTTGTCATTGATATAAAAATTTCCCGCGCTGTAGCGCAGCCTGTCGGTAGCGACGATAATGGCTTTTCTGTCATCGCCCAGGATTGAACCGGTGAGGGCGTAGGGAGAGGTGCTGTCGCAGAGGGCCAGAGTTTCTTCAAACTGATCGTCATCATAAATGTAGAGCGTCAATACCGGGGCAAAGAGCTCCTCTTCCATGGAACGGTAACGTGGGTCGGTTGTGACCAGTACGGTCGGTTCAATGAAATACCCTGTTGTTTTGTCACCAGTGCCGCCGAAAATGATCTCAACTGTATCATTTTTTTCAGCTTCTCCGATAAACGCCATGGTTTTATCAAAGGTCGCTTCATCTATAACCGCGTTGTAAAACATGAAATCAGCCGGATCACCTGTCTGTTTTTTTATATCTTCAAGGATTACCGTGAGTTCTGTTTTTACGGAAGGCCACAGGGAACGGGGAATATAGCCCCTTGAAGCTGCAGAGCATTTCTGACCCTGGTATTCAAAGGCACCCCTGGCTAGAGCCACCGCAGCAGTTTCGGGGGTGCGGAGGAGTGGGCAAAGACAAAATCCTTTCCCCCTGTCTCCCCGACTATGCGGGGATAGTTTTTGTAGCTGTCGATATTGTCGGCCACGGTTTTCCACATGGTGTTGAATACCCTGGTGGAGCCTGTGAAATGGATTCCTGCAAGATTACGGTCCGTTAATACCTGTGGTCCGATCTTTTCGCCGGGTCCCGGAATAAAATTAATTACCCCCGGTGGAAGTCCCGCTTCAAGAAGAATCCGCATTACATACCAGGAGCTGAGTACAGAGGTGGAGGCCGGTTTCCAGAGGACAACGTTACCCATCATGGCAGCCGATGTGGGCAGGTTGCCGGCGATGGCGGTGAAATTAAAAGGGGTCACCGCGAAAACAAATCCTTCAAGGGGACGGTAATCAGTTCTGTTCCAGGTGCCTGAACTGTGTCTGGCCGGTTGTTCCCGGTAGATCTGTTCCATGAAAAATATATTGAAACGAAGAAAGTCTGCCAGTTCGCAGGCGGAATCTATCTCAGCCTGATAGACGTTTTTTGACTGGTTCAGCATGGTGGCCGCATTGAGGGTTGTTCTGTATTTACCGGAAATAAGCTCAGCTGCCCGCAGAAAGACAGCGGCACGGCTCTGCCAGTCCATGGCCTCCCAGCCGTCCCTGGCTTTGAGTGCGGCGGAGACGGCTTCTGCCACCTCATTTGTTCCTGCCTGATGGAAATCAGCCAGAACATGGTGATGGTCGTGGGGGCAGACAGCGGTTGCCGTGCGACCGGTCCGTATTTCTTTTCCTCCGATCAGAAGAGGAATATCAAGACGTGTTTGTCGTTGCCGGTCAAGTTCTGCTGCAAGTGCCTGCCGCTCAGGCGACCCTTTTTTGTAGTCGAGAATGGTTTCATTCTGCGGGGGTGGGGACGAGTAGAATCCATTTTCCATGGTTGTTCTCCATTGCCGAAGTATATTATCTGAAGTTCTAAGGACTTTTTGGTTGAATTTAGAATAGCCTTTAAATGAACATACTCAAACAATGGTTACGGCTTGGAACTAAATCAACTGGAGAGTTTCACCTCCCTTCCGGTTTTGTCATCAGGAGTTGGTTGGATTCTACTCATTTCCCCGGCCGACATTTGGGAACAGATCCAGATCCGTATGGGGCAGAAACAGGGCCGCCATATAGTGATTCATGAAGTCGATATTGTCTGAGAGCTCGAGGTTGGTCATGAGGGTTCGAACTTCTGCTCTTTCACGAAAGCGACGATGGTCGGTAAGGCTGATCTGGCAGCCGAGCATCGACGCATTGCCCAGGTAGAAAAAATTATTTCGGTCAATATCAGGAAGAAGGCCGATGGATATGGCCCGTTCCAGATCGATATGAGCACCGAAATTTCCGGCGAGGATGATTCTGTCAAGGTCATCAAAGCTCAAACCGACAGAAGTGAGCAGGGTCTGGTAACCGGCAAACATAGCCCCTTTGGCCCGGATAAGGTTATCAAGATCAATTTCAGTGATGACGATATCCTCACCGATAAGCGAATCATGGGACCAGGCGATGACATATTCCCAGCCGTCAGTACCCTTTCTGATCCGGGGATGGTTATGATCACGGACGAATTTTCCCCTCTGGTTGATGATTCCGGCATCCAGAAGTTCAGGAACGATGGATATCAGCCCGGATCCGCAGATTCCTCTCGGTTTTGTCGCTCCGATGGTGACTATCATCGGGTCAAAGGTTTCGCCGTGGATATGGAAATTTTCTATGGCTCCTGAACTGGCCCGCATGCCGAATTTAATGCCGCCTCCTTCAAAGGCCGGGCCTGCTGAACAGGCGGCGCAGACCATCCAGTCCTTGTTTCCGACTACGATTTCCCCGTTGGTGCCGATATCGATAAAAAGGGTAATGGCATCACTTTTATGCATCTGGCAACTGTGGACTCCCGCGACAATATCTCCGCCCACGTATGAAGCGACACAGGGATAAAGAAAGAGACGAACGGAAGGGTGGGCCATTATGCCGAGGTCCGCGGCCTTTGTCAGGGGAAACTGGTTGACGCTTGGAACATACGGTGCCTCGCGGATATATTTCGGGTCAATTCCAAGGAGCAGGTGAGACATTACAGTATTTCCTGCAGCCATGATATAACTGATATCACTCGGGTTGATTATGATCTTTTTGCAGATATCCTCAATTATGGTATTGATAGTATAGACTACCTTTTCCTGCAGAATTCTCAATCCACCGGATCTCTGGGAGTAGACAATCCTGGAAATGACATCCTCGCCATAACCGATCTGGGAATTATAGCCTGAGCCTTCTTCGACAACCTCCCCGCTGTTCAGGTCCAGGAGTACTCCACAGATGGTTGTTGTACCAAGGTCTATGGCTAGACCGTAGAGCTGATCAGTTGTGTCTCCAGGTTCCACGGCGATAATTCTGTCTGGTTCCTCTTCCCCTTTTCCGTGCAAAAGAATAAGGGTGACCTCCCAGTCGGCTTCCCTCAAAATAAAGGGAAGTTCGCGTATCAGTTCCGGATGATCATAATCGGGCTCGGGATTGTCGGGAAGATGTTTTTTTATTTCCCGAAAGAGTCGCTGCATATCGGAAATATTGTCGTCCAGAGTGGGAGGAGGCAATTTAAGAAACAGTTTTCTTACCGGTGGTGCAATCTGCCACTCCCCAACCAGGATCTCGAGTGATTCCGCGGAGAGGGATCTTGTCGTTTTCGGTTTTGACTTCAGTGCTCTGCCGTCGGACTGCACGATTTCAGGAATCTGAATTGTACTATCTGAAACAATTGAGGAGATACAGGCAAGGTGGATGGACTGATTGATTTCTTCACCGGTCAGGGCAGCAGAATTCCCGGCCTCCAGCTCACCTTCAAGAAGTTGAACCTTGCATTTGCCACAGACACCGTCACCTCCGCAGAACGCGTGGATATACACCCCGGCCTTGGCTGCAGCGGCCAGCAGATTTTCGCCGTGATCAACGGTAATGGTTCGTTTGTCCGGAAGAAATTGAACAGTATGTTTCATAGATATACCTCACTGAAGGCTGACGTATGAAAATATCAGCACAATATTCTTGAAGATGATTGCTCGGAAAAAAGGTAAAAATTTAAAATAGAACAACACACCACTCCATTTTGAGGGAAGCAATACATAACCCTCGTAGTTTACCTTTTGTTTGTAGAGACAGAGTGATGAATTTAAAGGATTACAAGCAGATACTGATGAGAATAGTTATTAGTACATAATTATCTTTTCCTGAGTATTTTTCAAGGAGAAATTTCTTGACCAGGATCCCGGCTTTTACGACTGCCTTTCCTAGTCCGCATGTTCCCATGAACATTGTGTCAATTTTGAGAATAACTATAGAGCACAAACAATGAGACAATTATCAGTGACCCAGAAAAATTTACATAATGTTCACCCAAGGTCAGTCCAGGCAACGCCATCTTCTACAGTATTTTGGCTGTAAATATTGATCACTATAATTCACTGCCCGGTAAGCGAAGACTCCGGGAACTTTGAACCTGACGCCGCCTGAACTGATGAGAGATGCGGGCTACGTCGCTACGAAAAATAAAAATGCTCACATATGTCTAATATGCTGCGTTTTTTATTTTCCTATGCTCCTCGGAGTCTACGCTTACCTGAACTCGAACAAAAAATCTCATTTCTGGACAGACACTAGGATGGAGAATTATGAAAAAGCAAAGACGAAAACACAGTGCAGAATTTAAGGCAAAAGTTGCCTTTGAAGCCGTTCGAGGAATAAAACCCCCCATTGTATTTTTGAGAAAAATCAAAGCGGAAAGACCAAAAAGCTCTGAGAAGGAAAAAG
The DNA window shown above is from Desulfomarina profundi and carries:
- a CDS encoding helix-hairpin-helix domain-containing protein gives rise to the protein MKTPDRKTVSQLEQLPNIGPAMGKDLRLLDIHHPRQLIGKDPFTLYSELCTLTKTRHDPCVIDVFMSVIHFMEGGEARPWWTFTDERKKRTGN
- a CDS encoding ASKHA domain-containing protein: MKHTVQFLPDKRTITVDHGENLLAAAAKAGVYIHAFCGGDGVCGKCKVQLLEGELEAGNSAALTGEEINQSIHLACISSIVSDSTIQIPEIVQSDGRALKSKPKTTRSLSAESLEILVGEWQIAPPVRKLFLKLPPPTLDDNISDMQRLFREIKKHLPDNPEPDYDHPELIRELPFILREADWEVTLILLHGKGEEEPDRIIAVEPGDTTDQLYGLAIDLGTTTICGVLLDLNSGEVVEEGSGYNSQIGYGEDVISRIVYSQRSGGLRILQEKVVYTINTIIEDICKKIIINPSDISYIMAAGNTVMSHLLLGIDPKYIREAPYVPSVNQFPLTKAADLGIMAHPSVRLFLYPCVASYVGGDIVAGVHSCQMHKSDAITLFIDIGTNGEIVVGNKDWMVCAACSAGPAFEGGGIKFGMRASSGAIENFHIHGETFDPMIVTIGATKPRGICGSGLISIVPELLDAGIINQRGKFVRDHNHPRIRKGTDGWEYVIAWSHDSLIGEDIVITEIDLDNLIRAKGAMFAGYQTLLTSVGLSFDDLDRIILAGNFGAHIDLERAISIGLLPDIDRNNFFYLGNASMLGCQISLTDHRRFRERAEVRTLMTNLELSDNIDFMNHYMAALFLPHTDLDLFPNVGRGNE